In the Devosia sp. SL43 genome, one interval contains:
- a CDS encoding AMP nucleosidase, giving the protein MTTISPPRLEKQSFTDPEQAWQYLADLYHRNTGFIRQHLADLAKGVVPEGRVRACYPQVEVRSTSFGKGESTLPYGYLHTPGLYRTTVTAPDLFKQYFQEQFTVILKNHGGTIDIAESDTPIPLHFAVNPSERIDGEALNALNIPLRDVFDAPDLGNTDDEIANGTFVPPKGGPYPLSAFTAPRVDYSLFRLSHYTGTDASHFQNFVIFTNYAFYVEEFCRVAKRYMADGHPHYESFIEPGNVVTDNALKGGNTAGSAPVRAPQMPAYHLTADRGRGITMVNIGVGPSNAKTITDHIAVLRPHAWIMLGHCAGLRNSQELGDYVLAHAYVREDHVLDADLPLTVPVPALAEVQVALEQAVEEITQTEGIETKKIMRTGTVATFDNRNWELRDQAEITQRLSQSRAVALDMESATIAANGFRFRVPYGTLLCVSDKPLHGELKLPGMASDFYRTQVNRHLQIGLRAMEILRDQPAERLHSRKLRSFAETAFQ; this is encoded by the coding sequence ATGACCACGATCAGTCCGCCCCGTCTCGAAAAGCAGTCCTTCACCGACCCCGAGCAGGCATGGCAGTACCTGGCCGATCTCTATCATCGCAATACCGGCTTCATCCGCCAGCACCTGGCCGACCTCGCCAAGGGCGTCGTGCCAGAAGGCCGTGTGCGGGCCTGCTACCCGCAGGTTGAGGTGCGCTCCACCAGCTTCGGCAAGGGCGAGAGCACCCTGCCCTATGGCTACCTGCACACGCCGGGGCTGTATCGTACCACGGTGACAGCACCCGATCTGTTCAAGCAGTATTTCCAGGAACAGTTCACCGTCATCCTGAAAAACCACGGCGGCACGATCGACATCGCCGAGAGCGATACGCCGATCCCGTTGCATTTCGCGGTCAATCCAAGCGAGCGCATCGATGGCGAGGCGCTCAACGCCCTCAACATCCCGCTCCGCGACGTGTTCGATGCACCAGACCTCGGCAATACCGACGACGAGATCGCCAATGGCACCTTCGTGCCCCCCAAGGGCGGCCCCTACCCGCTATCGGCGTTCACCGCGCCACGGGTGGACTACTCGCTGTTCCGGCTGAGCCACTATACCGGCACCGATGCCAGCCATTTCCAGAACTTCGTCATCTTCACCAATTACGCGTTCTACGTCGAGGAATTCTGCCGCGTGGCCAAGCGCTACATGGCGGATGGGCATCCGCATTACGAGAGCTTCATCGAGCCGGGCAATGTCGTCACCGACAATGCGCTGAAGGGCGGCAATACGGCGGGCTCAGCGCCGGTGCGCGCGCCTCAGATGCCGGCCTATCACCTGACGGCCGATCGCGGGCGGGGCATCACCATGGTGAATATCGGCGTAGGCCCATCCAACGCCAAGACGATCACCGACCACATCGCGGTGCTGCGTCCGCATGCCTGGATCATGCTGGGTCACTGCGCCGGCCTGCGCAATTCGCAGGAGCTGGGCGACTATGTGCTGGCCCATGCCTATGTGCGCGAAGACCACGTGCTCGACGCCGACCTGCCGCTGACCGTGCCGGTCCCGGCCTTGGCCGAAGTACAGGTGGCGCTGGAGCAGGCGGTGGAGGAGATCACCCAGACCGAGGGCATCGAGACCAAGAAGATCATGCGCACCGGGACCGTAGCGACGTTTGATAATCGCAACTGGGAACTGCGCGACCAGGCCGAGATCACCCAGCGACTTAGCCAGTCGCGCGCCGTGGCGCTCGATATGGAAAGCGCAACGATCGCGGCCAACGGGTTCCGGTTCCGCGTGCCGTATGGAACGCTGCTGTGCGTGTCGGACAAGCCGTTGCATGGGGAACTCAAGCTCCCGGGCATGGCGTCGGACTTCTACCGCACGCAGGTCAACCGGCATTTGCAGATCGGGCTGCGGGCGATGGAAATCCTGCGCGATCAACCGGCGGAACGGCTGCATTCGCGCAAGCTCAGGAGCTTTGCGGAGACCGCGTTTCAGTGA